A genome region from Labilibaculum antarcticum includes the following:
- a CDS encoding PaaI family thioesterase, with the protein MKKILNPYIETENGNCFGCSPKNEQGLQMEFMEDGDFIISKWNPKAHLSGFKNVLHGGIQTTILDEIACWVVFVKCETSGVTTALNAKFRGAAFTDKGLLTVRAHLISKEKKFANIHAEILDEDGKICSEAEVQYMIFPTEMAKKRFGYPGIEAFYE; encoded by the coding sequence ATGAAAAAAATACTCAACCCTTACATCGAGACCGAAAACGGAAATTGCTTCGGTTGCTCTCCAAAGAACGAACAAGGCCTGCAAATGGAATTCATGGAAGATGGTGATTTCATCATCTCAAAATGGAATCCTAAAGCTCATTTATCTGGATTTAAAAATGTGTTGCACGGAGGAATTCAAACCACAATTCTAGATGAAATTGCCTGCTGGGTGGTATTTGTAAAATGTGAAACCAGTGGTGTAACAACTGCCTTAAATGCTAAATTCAGAGGTGCTGCATTTACTGACAAAGGATTACTGACAGTGCGGGCACACTTGATTTCTAAAGAAAAGAAATTTGCCAACATTCATGCTGAAATACTAGACGAAGACGGCAAAATTTGCTCTGAAGCCGAGGTGCAATACATGATATTCCCAACCGAAATGGCCAAGAAAAGATTTGGGTATCCAGGAATAGAAGCATTCTATGAGTAA
- a CDS encoding DNA topoisomerase IV subunit B, whose amino-acid sequence MTAKYSEDSIRTLDWKEHIRKRPGMYIGKLGDGSSHDDGIYILVKEVLDNSVDEFAMGIGKSIEVSITDRMVTVRDYGRGIPLGKVVDVTSKMNTGAKYDSEVFKKSVGLNGVGIKAVNALSDQFIIESFREGEVKKSVFSRGVLVEDNEIQASEEKNGVKIVFHPDEELFSNYRFISEYIDSLLKNYVYLNTGLSIYFNGQRFFSKNGLLDLLNENMSTEGLYDIIHLKGEDIEVAMTHGRQYGEEYYSFVNGQHTTQGGTHLVAFREALVKAIRDFFKKDFDISDIRTSIIAAISIKVQEPVFESQTKTKLGSKDIGPEGPSVRNFIMDFVTSNLDNYLHKNPIVAESIYQKIIESEKERKAISGIKKMAKDRAKKANLHNKKLRDCRVHFNSTHEQKSEASIFITEGDSASGSITKSRSVNTQAVFSLKGKPLNTYGLTKKIVYENEEFNLLQAALNIEDGLEGLRYNNVIIATDADVDGMHIRLLLITFFLQFFPDVVRSGHLYILQTPLFRVRNKKKTIYCYSEDEREKAMKSVGVNPEITRFKGLGEISPDEFKNFIGKEIRLDPVVMKKDDSVPKMLEFYMGKNTPNRQEFIISNLHIERDEV is encoded by the coding sequence ATGACTGCAAAATATTCTGAAGACTCAATCCGTACATTAGATTGGAAAGAACACATTCGCAAACGCCCGGGTATGTATATCGGGAAGCTTGGCGATGGATCTTCTCATGATGACGGTATATACATTTTAGTGAAAGAAGTATTAGATAACTCTGTTGATGAGTTTGCTATGGGAATTGGCAAATCAATCGAAGTTAGCATTACTGATAGAATGGTGACTGTTCGTGATTACGGACGAGGTATTCCATTGGGTAAAGTGGTAGATGTTACCTCGAAAATGAATACCGGAGCAAAATACGATTCTGAAGTATTTAAAAAATCAGTAGGCCTTAATGGAGTTGGAATTAAAGCAGTAAATGCTTTGTCTGATCAATTCATTATTGAATCATTTCGCGAAGGAGAGGTGAAAAAATCTGTTTTCTCGCGAGGTGTTTTGGTTGAGGACAATGAAATTCAAGCCAGTGAGGAAAAAAACGGTGTCAAAATCGTATTTCATCCTGATGAAGAGCTGTTTTCAAACTATCGATTTATTTCAGAATACATCGATTCGCTTCTTAAAAACTACGTTTACTTAAATACAGGTCTTTCCATTTACTTTAATGGACAAAGATTCTTTTCAAAAAATGGATTGCTTGATCTTCTGAATGAAAATATGAGCACCGAAGGTTTGTATGATATTATTCATTTGAAAGGTGAGGATATTGAAGTAGCGATGACTCATGGCCGACAATATGGAGAAGAGTATTATTCTTTTGTAAATGGACAGCACACAACACAAGGAGGCACACACCTTGTAGCTTTTAGAGAAGCATTGGTTAAAGCAATTCGTGACTTTTTCAAGAAAGATTTCGATATCTCGGATATTCGAACTTCAATTATTGCGGCAATAAGTATTAAAGTTCAAGAGCCGGTTTTTGAATCTCAAACAAAAACAAAACTAGGTTCTAAAGATATTGGCCCGGAAGGACCATCAGTTCGAAATTTTATAATGGATTTCGTGACTTCAAATCTGGATAATTATCTGCATAAAAATCCAATTGTTGCAGAATCTATTTACCAGAAAATTATTGAATCGGAAAAAGAAAGAAAGGCTATTTCCGGTATTAAAAAAATGGCTAAAGATCGTGCTAAGAAAGCGAATTTGCACAATAAAAAACTTCGCGATTGTCGGGTTCACTTTAACTCAACGCACGAACAAAAGTCTGAAGCCTCAATATTTATTACCGAGGGAGATTCTGCAAGTGGATCAATAACAAAATCGAGAAGTGTAAATACACAGGCTGTTTTTAGTCTGAAAGGAAAACCATTAAATACTTATGGTCTTACTAAAAAGATCGTGTATGAAAACGAAGAATTCAATCTTTTACAGGCAGCTTTAAATATTGAGGATGGCTTAGAAGGCTTACGATACAATAATGTGATTATTGCAACGGATGCCGATGTAGATGGAATGCACATTCGTTTACTCTTAATCACCTTCTTTTTGCAATTTTTTCCTGATGTAGTTCGAAGCGGACATTTGTATATATTGCAAACCCCTTTGTTTAGGGTTCGAAACAAAAAGAAAACGATATATTGTTATTCTGAAGACGAAAGAGAAAAAGCAATGAAGAGTGTAGGTGTTAATCCTGAAATTACCCGATTTAAAGGTTTGGGTGAGATTTCTCCGGATGAATTCAAAAATTTTATTGGTAAAGAAATCCGCCTTGATCCTGTTGTGATGAAAAAGGATGATTCTGTACCCAAGATGTTGGAATTTTATATGGGAAAGAATACACCTAACCGACAAGAATTTATCATCAGTAATCTTCATATTGAAAGAGATGAAGTATAA
- a CDS encoding DNA gyrase/topoisomerase IV subunit A, translating to MSNDETNGMEIPEEMEDKVNGVPSETLRNVVYLSGMYQNWFLDYASYVILERAVPYLNDGLKPVQRRILHAMKQLDDGRYNKVANIIGNTMQYHPHGDASIGDALVQLGQKELLIDMQGNWGNILTGDSSAAPRYIEARLSKFALEVLFNPKTTNWKQSYDGRNKEPITLPVKFPLLLAQGVEGIAVGLASKILPHNFNELIDACVAYLQGEEFQLYPDFPTAGMVEVSRYNDGLRGGTVKVRARIEKFDNRTLKITEIPFGKTTSTLIESIIKANDKGKIKIKKIDDNTAADVEILIHLASGISSDKTIDALYAFTDCETSISPNACIVENDKPKFIGVAEILRRAADNTVGLLKLELEIRKKELEEAWHYASLERIFIENRIYRDIEECETWEAVVSTIDEGLKPYTENLMRAVTRDDVVRLTEIKIKRISKFDIDKAKDFIQAIEDEIAEIIVHLANIIPFTIRYFKAIKKKYGKGRERKTEIRNFENIVATKVVVANEKLYVNREEGFIGTALRKDEYLCDCSDIDDVIIIRKDGTYLVTKVADKSFVGKNLLHIAVFRKNDKRTIYNVAYRDGKSGSNYVKRFSVTSITRDKEYNITKETGGSRILYFSANPNGEAEVIRVVLKPKARLKKTVFEFNFAELAVKGRASMGNILTRNDVHKITLKQEGVSTLGGRKIWFDTDVLRLNTDHRGDFIGEFSGDDRILVVSRPASFHFTSFDLSNHYSNSISVIEKYDMDKIWSAVFFDADQKFYYMKRFIMEGNGKEVNFLGENPENKLICLTDEQYPRFEIAYGGKNEDRPNEIVDGEEFIAVKSYKARGKRLSIYDISKVKEIEALPREQDADMDGQDVIDDDLAEDTENSQE from the coding sequence ATGAGTAACGACGAGACAAACGGTATGGAAATCCCGGAGGAAATGGAAGATAAAGTGAATGGAGTTCCTTCTGAAACTTTGAGGAATGTAGTCTACCTTTCCGGGATGTATCAAAATTGGTTTCTGGATTATGCATCCTATGTGATTTTAGAGCGAGCTGTACCTTACTTGAATGATGGGTTGAAACCTGTTCAGCGTAGGATATTACACGCCATGAAGCAGTTGGACGACGGACGATACAATAAGGTTGCCAATATTATTGGTAATACTATGCAGTATCATCCTCATGGAGATGCATCTATTGGAGATGCTCTTGTTCAGCTCGGACAAAAAGAGCTGTTGATAGATATGCAGGGAAACTGGGGAAATATCTTAACTGGTGATTCCTCTGCAGCGCCTCGTTATATTGAGGCCAGACTATCAAAATTTGCTTTGGAGGTTCTTTTCAATCCAAAAACAACGAATTGGAAACAATCTTACGATGGTCGAAATAAGGAACCAATCACTCTTCCTGTAAAGTTTCCTCTTTTATTAGCTCAGGGAGTTGAGGGTATTGCTGTTGGATTGGCATCAAAAATACTACCGCATAATTTCAATGAATTAATTGATGCTTGTGTAGCTTATTTACAAGGAGAAGAATTTCAACTTTATCCGGATTTCCCTACTGCAGGTATGGTAGAGGTTAGCCGTTACAACGACGGCTTACGGGGTGGAACTGTTAAAGTAAGAGCAAGAATTGAGAAGTTTGATAACCGAACCTTAAAGATTACTGAAATTCCTTTTGGGAAAACAACATCAACTTTAATAGAGTCCATTATCAAGGCAAATGATAAAGGGAAAATTAAGATTAAAAAGATTGATGACAATACCGCTGCTGATGTTGAAATATTGATTCATTTAGCGAGTGGTATTTCTTCAGATAAAACCATAGATGCTCTTTATGCATTCACCGATTGTGAAACATCTATTTCACCGAATGCCTGTATTGTTGAAAACGACAAGCCAAAATTCATTGGTGTTGCTGAAATTCTGCGTCGTGCTGCCGATAATACGGTTGGATTGCTGAAATTGGAGCTTGAAATTCGAAAAAAAGAACTTGAAGAGGCGTGGCATTATGCATCCTTGGAGCGAATCTTTATCGAAAATCGAATTTATCGTGATATTGAGGAGTGTGAAACCTGGGAGGCCGTTGTTAGTACTATCGATGAGGGATTAAAGCCTTACACTGAGAATTTGATGCGTGCTGTTACCCGAGATGATGTTGTTCGATTAACAGAAATTAAAATAAAGAGAATTTCTAAATTTGATATTGACAAAGCCAAAGATTTTATTCAGGCGATAGAGGATGAAATTGCAGAAATTATAGTGCATCTTGCGAATATCATTCCATTTACAATCAGGTACTTTAAGGCCATAAAGAAAAAGTATGGCAAAGGTCGTGAGAGAAAAACAGAGATTAGAAATTTTGAAAATATTGTAGCAACTAAGGTGGTTGTTGCGAATGAGAAGCTATATGTAAATCGGGAAGAAGGTTTCATTGGTACCGCCCTGAGAAAAGATGAGTATTTGTGCGATTGTTCCGATATCGATGATGTTATTATTATCAGAAAAGATGGAACATATTTGGTGACGAAAGTTGCCGATAAATCTTTTGTGGGTAAGAACTTACTTCATATTGCAGTGTTCCGTAAAAACGATAAACGAACTATTTACAATGTTGCTTACCGTGATGGGAAATCAGGAAGTAATTACGTAAAACGTTTTTCAGTTACAAGTATTACAAGAGATAAGGAATACAATATTACGAAAGAAACAGGTGGCTCCCGAATATTGTATTTTAGTGCCAATCCGAATGGAGAGGCTGAAGTGATTCGAGTTGTTTTAAAGCCAAAAGCACGTTTGAAGAAAACTGTTTTTGAATTCAATTTTGCGGAATTAGCAGTAAAAGGCCGTGCTTCCATGGGTAATATTCTTACTCGTAACGATGTGCACAAGATCACGCTGAAGCAGGAAGGTGTTTCTACTCTAGGAGGTCGTAAAATTTGGTTTGATACAGATGTATTGCGTTTGAATACAGATCACAGAGGTGATTTTATTGGCGAATTTTCTGGTGATGATCGAATACTTGTAGTTTCAAGACCTGCATCGTTTCATTTCACCAGTTTTGATTTAAGCAATCATTATTCCAATAGCATAAGTGTTATTGAGAAGTATGATATGGATAAGATCTGGTCGGCAGTATTTTTTGATGCAGATCAGAAATTCTATTATATGAAGCGTTTTATCATGGAAGGAAATGGCAAAGAAGTGAACTTTTTGGGTGAGAATCCGGAAAATAAACTGATTTGTTTGACCGACGAGCAATACCCAAGATTTGAAATTGCTTACGGTGGTAAAAACGAAGATAGGCCAAATGAAATTGTGGATGGAGAAGAATTTATCGCTGTAAAATCATATAAGGCGAGAGGGAAAAGATTATCC
- the hpt gene encoding hypoxanthine phosphoribosyltransferase encodes MKTVKLLDREFRVSIPAEEIDNVIAQMAEKMNKDLAGTNPLFICILNGSFMFASDLMKQITVENSQITFMRLSSYDGMGTTGKVKKLMGFTEDLKDRTVVLLEDIVDTGITITNTLDQIKDYEAKEVLIATMLFKPDALIREVKLNYVGMEIPNDFIVGRGLDYDGMGRNLPDVYTVIEK; translated from the coding sequence ATGAAAACTGTAAAACTTCTGGATCGAGAATTTAGAGTGTCTATTCCTGCTGAGGAAATTGACAATGTAATTGCTCAAATGGCTGAAAAAATGAATAAGGATCTTGCGGGAACGAATCCTTTATTTATTTGTATTTTAAACGGATCTTTCATGTTCGCTTCGGATTTAATGAAGCAAATAACTGTTGAAAATTCTCAAATCACATTTATGAGATTGTCTTCCTACGATGGTATGGGAACAACAGGTAAGGTGAAAAAATTAATGGGTTTTACTGAGGATTTAAAAGACAGAACAGTTGTTTTGTTGGAAGATATCGTTGATACTGGAATTACCATTACAAATACATTGGATCAAATAAAGGATTACGAAGCCAAAGAAGTTTTAATCGCTACAATGTTGTTTAAGCCTGATGCTTTAATACGTGAGGTGAAGTTGAACTATGTTGGTATGGAAATACCAAATGATTTTATTGTTGGAAGAGGATTGGATTATGACGGAATGGGTAGAAACCTTCCTGATGTATATACTGTAATCGAAAAGTAA
- the obgE gene encoding GTPase ObgE — MAGSNFVDYVKIFCRSGGGGTGSTHLFRDKLTMTGGPDGGNGGRGGHVIIRANKQLWTLVHLKFSRHVFSGDGGDGGASRSTGKEGADKVIEVPLGTIARDAETGEVIFDVTDHGEEKILVKGGRGGLGNWNFRSSTNQTPRYAQTGEDRVERPVILELKVLADVGLVGFPSVGKSTLLSVVSAAKPKIADYPFTTLVPNLGIVSYRDNQSFVMADIPGIIEGAHEGRGLGLRFLRHIERNSVLLFMVAADSEDIHNEYKILLNELKEFNPELLDKQRLLAITKSDMLDQELIDEMKQDLPKIPHVFISSVAQKGLMELKDMLWKAINQ, encoded by the coding sequence ATGGCTGGGTCTAATTTTGTTGATTACGTAAAAATATTTTGTCGTTCGGGTGGCGGAGGAACTGGGTCTACTCACCTTTTCAGAGATAAGTTGACCATGACCGGTGGTCCTGATGGTGGAAATGGTGGTCGTGGAGGACATGTTATTATACGTGCAAACAAACAGCTTTGGACTTTGGTGCATTTGAAGTTTAGTCGTCACGTTTTCTCGGGTGATGGTGGTGATGGTGGCGCAAGCCGAAGTACGGGTAAAGAAGGAGCGGATAAGGTGATTGAAGTACCATTGGGTACAATTGCCAGGGATGCTGAAACTGGTGAAGTTATTTTTGATGTAACAGATCATGGTGAAGAGAAAATATTGGTGAAAGGTGGTCGTGGAGGTTTGGGAAACTGGAATTTCCGATCTTCAACAAATCAAACACCACGTTATGCTCAAACTGGAGAAGATCGAGTTGAACGCCCTGTGATATTAGAATTAAAAGTTCTTGCTGATGTTGGTTTAGTTGGTTTTCCAAGTGTGGGTAAATCTACTTTGCTTTCTGTTGTTTCTGCAGCCAAGCCTAAAATTGCCGATTATCCTTTTACCACATTGGTTCCAAATTTAGGTATTGTGTCTTATCGTGATAATCAGTCATTTGTAATGGCCGATATTCCTGGAATTATTGAAGGTGCGCATGAAGGTCGTGGACTTGGATTGCGATTTTTGCGACACATTGAGCGAAATTCTGTACTTCTTTTTATGGTGGCTGCCGATAGTGAAGATATCCACAATGAATACAAGATTTTGTTGAACGAATTAAAGGAATTCAACCCAGAACTTCTTGACAAACAGCGTTTGTTGGCGATAACTAAGTCGGATATGCTGGATCAGGAATTGATTGATGAAATGAAGCAGGATTTACCTAAAATACCACATGTGTTTATTTCTTCAGTAGCTCAAAAAGGTCTTATGGAACTAAAAGATATGCTTTGGAAAGCGATCAATCAGTAA
- the purE gene encoding 5-(carboxyamino)imidazole ribonucleotide mutase produces the protein MKAKVSIIMGSTSDLPVMEKAAKVLNDFRIPFEIHALSAHRTPEEVEKFAKGAFDRGIKAIIAGAGMAAHLPGVIAAMTPIPVIGVPINASLDGMDALLSIAQMPPGIPVATVGINGAMNAGILAGQILAIGDSELQKVVIAFKESLKEKMVKANEELASIKYDFKTN, from the coding sequence ATGAAAGCAAAAGTAAGTATCATAATGGGAAGCACATCCGATCTTCCGGTTATGGAAAAAGCCGCCAAAGTCTTAAACGACTTCAGAATCCCTTTTGAGATTCACGCACTATCTGCTCACAGAACACCTGAAGAAGTTGAAAAATTCGCAAAAGGTGCATTCGACCGAGGAATAAAAGCGATTATTGCCGGTGCAGGAATGGCAGCTCACTTACCTGGTGTAATTGCTGCTATGACACCTATTCCTGTAATTGGAGTGCCAATTAATGCATCTTTAGATGGAATGGATGCACTTTTGAGTATTGCACAAATGCCTCCTGGAATTCCTGTTGCAACAGTTGGTATTAATGGAGCCATGAATGCAGGTATTCTTGCCGGACAAATACTTGCTATTGGTGATAGTGAATTACAAAAAGTGGTTATCGCCTTTAAAGAGAGCCTTAAAGAAAAAATGGTGAAAGCTAACGAAGAATTAGCTTCAATTAAATACGACTTCAAGACCAACTAA
- a CDS encoding PorV/PorQ family protein, translating to MKKTYFLIFLLFPIHLFATNENHLAGARSHAMGNSSVALLDNWAGFHNQAILAKLDQISFGAYYENRFEIKELSTKAFHFNYPTKLGTFSMTYKQFGFNLYKESKIGIAYSRALGKHFWAGLQFDQIRKELNQSYGSQSKYTFEAGILAEIFPDIHLGFHIFNPSQTNFTTLDYEDEIPCIARLGLSWKLSDQTIITSEVEKDLDHDIRTKFGIEYGISEMISLRAGVSNHPNSISMGMGFSYKLVKSNISFSRHPVLGYSPSADINISF from the coding sequence ATGAAAAAAACTTACTTCCTAATTTTTCTATTATTCCCAATTCATTTATTCGCAACAAATGAAAATCATTTAGCAGGTGCTCGTTCTCATGCCATGGGAAATTCCAGTGTTGCATTATTAGATAATTGGGCAGGCTTTCACAATCAGGCAATATTGGCCAAATTGGATCAAATATCTTTTGGGGCCTACTACGAAAATCGGTTCGAAATAAAAGAATTAAGTACCAAAGCTTTTCACTTTAACTATCCTACCAAGCTTGGAACATTTAGCATGACTTACAAGCAATTTGGTTTCAATCTTTATAAAGAATCTAAAATTGGTATTGCATATTCCCGTGCTTTAGGCAAACACTTTTGGGCCGGATTGCAATTTGATCAAATTCGAAAAGAATTGAATCAATCTTATGGCTCTCAAAGTAAATACACTTTTGAAGCAGGAATTCTCGCAGAAATATTCCCCGATATCCATTTGGGATTTCATATCTTCAATCCAAGCCAGACAAATTTCACAACTTTAGATTACGAAGATGAAATTCCTTGCATTGCAAGACTTGGTCTTTCGTGGAAATTATCTGATCAAACCATAATCACTTCTGAGGTTGAAAAAGATTTGGATCACGACATAAGAACCAAATTTGGTATCGAATACGGAATAAGCGAAATGATATCCTTACGAGCTGGCGTGAGTAATCATCCTAATTCCATTAGCATGGGAATGGGATTTTCCTACAAATTGGTAAAATCAAACATTTCATTTTCCCGACATCCGGTATTGGGCTATTCTCCTTCTGCTGATATCAATATATCATTTTAA
- a CDS encoding adenylate kinase: MLNIVLFGPPGSGKGTQSKLLQEKYGLIHLSTGDVCREEIKLATPEGLEAKRLIDGGNFFPDKLAYRIVEKFLDSNIDAKGFVYDGMPRHEGQIDVFDGMLAKRNSVVDVVIELKVEEEELIQRLLKRGESSGRPDDGGREVIEKRLGIYEDVTAPIAKRYKGKGVYHSIDAIGTLDNVLERISVLLEKCMAEKLVSVERQ, translated from the coding sequence ATGTTGAATATTGTTTTATTTGGACCTCCAGGTTCTGGAAAAGGAACGCAGTCCAAATTGCTTCAGGAAAAATATGGGTTGATTCATCTTTCTACGGGTGATGTGTGCCGAGAAGAGATTAAATTGGCAACACCAGAAGGATTGGAAGCAAAAAGATTGATTGATGGAGGTAATTTTTTCCCGGATAAATTGGCATATCGAATTGTTGAGAAGTTTTTAGACAGCAATATTGATGCTAAAGGCTTTGTGTACGATGGAATGCCGAGGCACGAAGGACAAATTGATGTGTTTGATGGAATGCTTGCCAAACGAAATAGTGTTGTTGATGTTGTTATTGAATTAAAAGTGGAAGAAGAAGAATTAATTCAACGACTTTTGAAAAGAGGCGAATCATCTGGGCGACCAGATGATGGAGGAAGAGAAGTGATTGAAAAGCGCCTTGGAATTTATGAAGATGTTACTGCTCCAATTGCAAAGAGATATAAAGGAAAGGGTGTTTATCACTCAATTGATGCAATCGGAACATTAGATAATGTACTTGAACGAATAAGTGTCTTGCTTGAGAAATGTATGGCAGAGAAATTGGTTTCGGTTGAAAGACAATAG
- a CDS encoding ComEA family DNA-binding protein, whose product MILSKKVILLLSLLSLTLISTSQNTASQNDLIENLIEEIAEQSEEELDYSNLLDELNKLLIDPINLNNANESDLDKLFILNKNQITNFIKYRESTGQIFSLYELQLIPGFSSAVIRNIAPFVNLKQISRDTLNTRKKAKHILLLKSEKTIEKEKGYSTENTNSRYLGSPWKYYSRYQYTSAQNKISFGFTSEKDKGEPFFEGENKNGFDFYTAFVQYNSKSILKQVNLGDYQVKFGQGLSLWAGLGGGKSSLTTHNAYKSQGIKSYKSTDENQFYRGISVLLEPLKNVNLALFSSYKKKDGSLDSDSITPFISSIVNTGFHRNSNEFNQKHNLKEMVLGSYLSVNLNKIEMGISFLQTKYSPEIRGTDAPYNYYNYKGNKNQNLSFYYESQYRSIHLYGEIAQSKSGGRAILQGANIQAHPQLNFELIYRKYDPDYHALFSNSFSEQSKTQNEEGFYMGVEFHPYPKWTVKAYYDQFKFPWLRYSANSPSEGHEYFSQLEFTPSNLVSVYFRYKQENKPVNNSSDIIKGLEIQKKNQYRLHLSAKINENWEIRNRIEVSHFQKENTNENGYLIYQDLIYHFTKQPISINLRYALFDTESYNSRIYAYENDILYGYSVPAYYLKGNRFYLNFNWKVNRNLKLYVKYAQTKYSNQTSIGSSNSEINGDSKSEIKLLLKFRF is encoded by the coding sequence ATGATTCTCTCAAAAAAAGTCATTCTTCTCTTGAGTTTACTCAGCCTTACGCTGATATCCACATCGCAGAACACTGCATCGCAAAACGATTTAATTGAAAATTTAATTGAAGAGATTGCAGAACAAAGCGAGGAAGAATTAGACTATTCCAATCTATTGGACGAATTGAACAAGCTTTTAATTGATCCTATCAATTTAAATAATGCGAACGAAAGTGATCTGGACAAACTATTTATTCTCAATAAAAATCAAATCACTAATTTCATTAAATACAGAGAAAGCACAGGGCAAATATTTAGTCTTTACGAATTACAGTTAATACCCGGGTTTTCGTCTGCGGTTATAAGAAATATCGCTCCTTTTGTTAACCTAAAACAGATATCACGAGATACTCTCAACACAAGAAAAAAGGCAAAACATATTCTGCTTCTAAAATCAGAAAAAACAATTGAAAAAGAGAAAGGCTATAGTACCGAGAACACAAACTCAAGATATCTTGGGAGTCCATGGAAATACTACTCACGCTACCAATATACTTCAGCTCAAAATAAAATTTCCTTTGGTTTTACATCAGAGAAAGACAAAGGAGAACCATTTTTTGAGGGAGAAAACAAAAACGGTTTCGATTTCTACACAGCTTTCGTTCAATACAATTCCAAAAGCATTTTAAAACAAGTAAACCTTGGTGATTATCAGGTGAAATTTGGACAAGGATTAAGTCTTTGGGCAGGATTAGGTGGTGGTAAATCCTCCCTAACAACCCATAATGCGTACAAATCTCAAGGAATAAAAAGCTATAAATCTACTGATGAGAATCAATTCTATCGTGGGATATCAGTACTGCTAGAGCCACTTAAAAATGTGAACCTTGCACTATTTTCTTCCTACAAAAAGAAAGATGGCAGTCTTGATTCGGATTCAATCACACCCTTTATTTCCAGCATTGTAAATACAGGATTTCATCGGAACAGTAATGAGTTTAATCAAAAACACAATTTGAAAGAAATGGTATTGGGATCCTATCTATCAGTCAATTTGAATAAAATTGAGATGGGAATATCATTCCTGCAAACTAAATACTCTCCAGAAATAAGAGGAACAGATGCACCCTACAATTATTACAATTACAAAGGGAATAAAAACCAAAACCTTAGTTTCTACTACGAAAGCCAGTATCGATCAATACACTTATACGGAGAAATCGCGCAAAGCAAATCTGGCGGCAGAGCAATATTGCAGGGCGCAAACATACAGGCTCATCCACAATTAAATTTTGAACTGATTTATCGAAAATACGACCCAGATTATCACGCCCTTTTTTCGAATTCATTTTCAGAACAAAGCAAAACTCAAAATGAAGAAGGTTTCTATATGGGCGTTGAATTTCATCCATATCCAAAATGGACAGTAAAAGCTTACTACGATCAGTTTAAATTCCCTTGGCTAAGATATTCCGCCAATTCGCCAAGCGAAGGACATGAGTATTTCTCTCAACTCGAATTTACACCCAGCAATTTAGTTTCTGTTTATTTCAGATATAAACAGGAAAACAAACCTGTAAACAATAGCTCCGACATCATAAAAGGTCTTGAAATTCAGAAGAAAAATCAATATCGTCTGCATTTATCTGCAAAAATAAATGAGAATTGGGAAATAAGAAACAGAATTGAAGTCTCGCATTTCCAAAAAGAAAATACAAATGAGAATGGTTATCTGATTTATCAGGATTTAATCTATCATTTTACCAAGCAACCAATATCCATAAATCTTCGTTACGCTTTATTCGACACCGAATCCTATAATTCGAGAATATACGCATACGAAAATGATATTCTTTATGGCTACTCAGTTCCTGCTTACTATCTAAAAGGAAATCGTTTTTATTTGAACTTCAACTGGAAAGTAAACAGGAATTTAAAATTATACGTAAAATACGCTCAAACAAAATATTCAAACCAAACAAGTATAGGTTCCAGCAACTCAGAAATCAATGGCGATTCAAAATCAGAGATTAAATTACTGCTCAAATTTCGTTTTTAA